From Streptomyces sp. NBC_00775, one genomic window encodes:
- a CDS encoding DNA-binding protein codes for MTTTSTLAGDQRGMSLDEVLALPATVNVVTAARALGIGHNKAYDLIKAGQFPVRTLMMGSTIRIPTAALWEALGIGSLRQGGPARAAG; via the coding sequence ATGACTACGACGAGCACTCTGGCCGGCGATCAGCGCGGGATGAGCCTGGACGAGGTTCTGGCACTGCCTGCGACGGTCAACGTCGTGACCGCGGCCCGCGCACTGGGCATCGGGCACAACAAGGCGTACGACCTGATCAAGGCTGGTCAGTTCCCTGTGCGGACGCTGATGATGGGGAGCACGATCCGTATTCCGACGGCCGCCTTGTGGGAGGCGCTTGGGATCGGCTCGCTGCGTCAGGGAGGACCTGCGCGGGCGGCTGGATGA
- a CDS encoding recombinase zinc beta ribbon domain-containing protein has protein sequence MPRLYGFDNQALTRVRAEERQVVREAVGRIRAGQSQAEVAAWMTVEGHRGTMGGEWTSMTLGRLLDNPSIAGLERDPETGELRETGRERLIEPEEFLWLQENRPSRLGSIRSGQSREDDYEYLLTGGVGECGECGQQLTGGRTSAGTPSYRCPTNFEGRGGCGKVRITASLLEDYVAEHVLGELARPGALAALEAARARLAAEADQVRTRIAELEKSRIELAEPYAKGELARSTFLATDRAIGQSLKESRAKLRFLEQAVDVPLGGVEDLARWWEHAPHRSKRALVVLLVDKIQVHPARARGVRDVDNRVTLTWRNAVAS, from the coding sequence ATGCCGCGTTTGTACGGCTTCGACAACCAGGCTCTGACGCGTGTTCGCGCCGAGGAGCGGCAAGTCGTACGTGAGGCCGTCGGCCGTATCCGGGCCGGACAGTCACAGGCTGAGGTTGCGGCCTGGATGACGGTCGAGGGCCACCGGGGCACCATGGGCGGCGAGTGGACCTCCATGACGCTCGGCCGCCTGCTGGACAATCCGTCGATCGCCGGATTGGAGCGGGATCCTGAAACCGGCGAACTGCGCGAGACCGGCCGGGAGAGGCTGATCGAACCGGAGGAGTTCCTGTGGCTGCAGGAGAACCGACCGAGCCGGCTTGGCAGTATCCGTAGTGGCCAGTCCCGCGAGGACGACTACGAGTACCTGCTGACGGGCGGGGTTGGTGAATGCGGTGAGTGTGGGCAGCAGTTGACCGGTGGTCGCACGAGCGCGGGCACGCCGTCCTACCGCTGTCCGACCAACTTCGAGGGGCGGGGCGGATGTGGCAAGGTCCGCATCACAGCCTCGCTGCTTGAGGACTATGTGGCAGAGCATGTTCTCGGTGAGCTGGCGCGCCCGGGTGCACTGGCCGCGCTGGAGGCGGCCCGTGCGCGCCTGGCCGCAGAGGCCGACCAGGTGCGCACCCGGATCGCCGAGCTGGAGAAGTCGCGGATCGAGCTTGCCGAGCCGTATGCGAAGGGCGAGCTGGCGCGGAGCACTTTCCTCGCCACGGACCGGGCCATCGGGCAGAGCCTGAAGGAGAGCCGGGCGAAGCTGCGGTTCCTGGAGCAGGCCGTGGATGTGCCGCTGGGCGGGGTCGAGGATCTGGCGCGCTGGTGGGAGCACGCACCGCACCGCTCGAAGCGGGCCCTGGTGGTGCTGCTGGTGGACAAGATTCAGGTCCATCCGGCGCGGGCGCGCGGGGTGCGGGATGTGGACAACCGGGTCACGCTGACCTGGCGAAACGCTGTCGCCTCGTAG
- a CDS encoding tyrosine-type recombinase/integrase translates to MFEDKTFKRCACKGPLVDKDGRPVLDDNGQQKIGHLDRNCPRHKERSHGSWYYQIELERGGDGKRKRPREGGFATQADAAAKAEEVWRASKAGVNVLSDETVTEFLARWLKKKKTELKRTTAHEYERDIELYLVPHLGALKMRNLRARHAQGLFDWIVSDNERRVEHRAKVAELKARADAASAAWRAAPTGTKEEKAERARLRGLWTAARDNYLAGRKNLQRTTGPATMVSIRATLSSALSDAVKEELIAKNYATLLTLPKVTKPRALAWTPPRVARWKRTGEKPSPVMVWTLQQTAEFLDFIVDDRHFPAWHLVLFHGLRRGELAALAWDEVDLADEIIHISEQLVSISYEVHEDDPKADSVRDIKLNRDSAMLLQAWRKKQAAERQEWAEAGVPAKTGNRAFTKEDGTAYHPQFFTDRWDRLVELSGLPPIRLHDGRHEAASMALAAGVAPKAVQAMLGHASMRMTTDTYQTVLPEMHAATASASLDLITAYRKAEAAAQVALRHASVETTADTYKTALPEQAEKQAAKKAMRAKRQRRRVA, encoded by the coding sequence GTGTTCGAAGACAAGACGTTCAAAAGGTGCGCCTGCAAGGGCCCGCTGGTGGACAAGGACGGCAGGCCAGTCCTGGACGACAACGGCCAGCAGAAGATAGGCCACCTGGACCGCAACTGCCCCCGGCACAAGGAGCGCAGCCACGGCTCGTGGTACTACCAGATCGAGCTGGAGCGCGGCGGGGACGGCAAACGCAAGCGGCCCCGCGAGGGCGGCTTCGCCACCCAGGCCGACGCCGCCGCAAAGGCCGAGGAGGTGTGGCGGGCCTCCAAGGCCGGAGTGAACGTCCTGTCGGACGAGACGGTCACCGAGTTCCTGGCCCGCTGGCTCAAGAAGAAGAAGACCGAGCTGAAGCGGACCACCGCCCACGAGTACGAACGCGACATCGAGCTGTACCTCGTGCCGCACCTCGGCGCGCTGAAGATGCGCAACCTGCGCGCCCGCCACGCCCAGGGCCTGTTCGACTGGATCGTCTCCGACAACGAGCGCCGCGTGGAGCACAGGGCCAAGGTCGCCGAACTCAAAGCCCGCGCCGACGCCGCGTCCGCAGCCTGGCGTGCAGCCCCCACCGGCACGAAGGAAGAGAAGGCGGAGCGGGCCCGCCTGCGGGGGTTGTGGACGGCCGCCCGCGACAACTACCTGGCCGGGCGCAAGAACCTGCAGCGGACCACCGGCCCGGCGACCATGGTCAGCATCAGGGCCACCCTGTCCTCGGCACTCAGCGACGCGGTGAAGGAGGAGCTGATCGCCAAGAACTACGCGACGCTCCTGACCCTCCCCAAGGTGACCAAGCCTCGCGCGCTCGCCTGGACCCCGCCACGTGTGGCCCGCTGGAAGCGCACCGGGGAGAAGCCGTCCCCGGTCATGGTGTGGACGCTGCAGCAGACCGCCGAGTTCCTGGACTTCATCGTCGACGACCGCCACTTCCCCGCCTGGCACCTGGTCCTCTTCCACGGCCTGCGCCGCGGCGAGCTGGCCGCGCTCGCCTGGGACGAGGTGGACCTGGCCGACGAGATCATCCACATCAGCGAGCAACTGGTCTCGATCTCCTACGAAGTCCACGAGGACGACCCGAAGGCCGACAGCGTCCGCGACATCAAGCTCAACCGGGACTCAGCGATGCTGCTGCAGGCGTGGCGCAAGAAGCAGGCCGCCGAGCGCCAGGAGTGGGCGGAGGCCGGCGTGCCCGCCAAGACCGGCAACCGGGCCTTCACCAAGGAGGACGGCACGGCGTACCACCCGCAGTTCTTCACCGACCGCTGGGACCGGCTCGTAGAACTGTCCGGGCTGCCGCCGATCCGCCTCCACGACGGCCGCCACGAGGCGGCGAGCATGGCGCTCGCGGCCGGCGTCGCCCCGAAGGCCGTGCAGGCGATGCTCGGGCACGCCTCCATGCGCATGACCACCGACACCTACCAGACGGTGCTGCCCGAGATGCACGCCGCGACCGCCTCGGCGTCCCTGGACCTCATCACCGCCTACCGGAAGGCGGAGGCGGCGGCACAGGTGGCGCTCCGGCACGCCTCGGTGGAGACGACGGCCGACACCTACAAGACGGCGCTGCCCGAGCAGGCTGAGAAGCAAGCCGCGAAGAAGGCGATGCGGGCGAAGAGGCAGCGCAGGCGCGTCGCCTGA
- the tmk gene encoding dTMP kinase codes for MTRAEQPTAHTPAPDDALVADSRERAVRALLRQPQLKRLWSAQLVGGVADALALLVLVVLALQAAIFEGSFGGGYRGAAFAVATVFGARVFATLLFGAVLLGPLTSLTSQEGPLDRRWTMVGADGLRAALLIVAPLWIDWTPDNALAVLLVTAFVAGVAERFWTVCRESAAPALLPAPPLEGATVRPLPDHMDALRRLSLRTAFMAVPLAAATLVVVSLVNNLLGAGIDWFDQHQAALASYVAAGLFAASLSVLTFLELPDARTPRARSPLEGLRRPKTGTGVDKGRTGAIPLLVLACAAVAGAISAAVAVSVLQAKDLGGGPVTYGLLVLALTGGVVIGIRTAPSVLPSLSRRRLLSLAIAFTGVALLAAGLVPDVTTVLLIVALAGIGAGVAANTGHALLDQETEEYRRARTTEHLHAVVRVSVALGALVAPVVAAAIGPHRLENGKFVFAHGGAAFTLMLVGALLLPVAALVLAKADDRSGVPLRHDLLDALRGGDDPVQTSASSGFFIALEGGDGAGKSTQATALAEWIRGKGHEVVVTREPGATPVGKRLRSILLDVSSAGLSHRAEALLYAADRAEHVDTVVRPALERGAVVISDRYIDSSVAYQGAGRDLSPTEIARINRWATDGLVPHLTVLLDVSPEAARERFTEAPDRLESEPVEFHTRVRSGFLTLAAADPGRYLVVDAAQEPEAVTTVVRHRLDVMLPLSEAEVKAQEEARKAAEEEARRKAEEETARKAEEERLERERQEQLAKLRAEEEERKQRELEEAQRREAERQAEEARQRAEEARRRAEEERVRRLAEEKARAAEEERRRKQAEEEARLRAEAEERRLEKQRKAEEALLRAEEARRAAAEAAAASAAAVASAEAAVSTASATPPPTTASAAGTGTPTARVSAPDNETTVPTPVVTPSNASGGRAVDETAVLPPVRADEGLAGSRPGSRSRSGSRSESRTDVEETAKLPKPPVPGAADETAVLPPVVSGAADETAVLPPVVSGAADETAVLPPVRDGGAGAPTAGAPAGDPADRVPPGFFRDERSAPQQDGPSDRTRELPQVDDTGAPRRRPRSDWAEETPLDDLPTLADELLGPREDDDWDEGRGRRR; via the coding sequence ATGACGCGAGCCGAGCAGCCAACGGCCCACACCCCGGCCCCCGACGACGCCCTGGTCGCAGATTCCCGCGAGCGTGCCGTCCGCGCTCTGCTGCGCCAGCCGCAATTGAAGCGGCTGTGGAGCGCACAGCTCGTGGGGGGTGTCGCCGACGCGCTGGCCCTGCTCGTGCTGGTCGTCCTCGCCCTCCAGGCGGCGATCTTCGAGGGTTCCTTCGGCGGTGGCTACCGCGGAGCGGCCTTCGCCGTGGCCACCGTCTTCGGGGCACGCGTCTTCGCGACGCTGCTCTTCGGAGCCGTACTCCTCGGGCCGCTCACGTCGCTGACGTCCCAGGAGGGGCCGCTCGACCGGCGCTGGACCATGGTCGGGGCCGACGGCCTGCGGGCCGCGCTCCTCATCGTCGCGCCCCTGTGGATCGACTGGACCCCGGACAACGCGCTCGCCGTCCTCCTGGTCACCGCCTTCGTCGCCGGCGTCGCCGAGCGGTTCTGGACGGTGTGCCGGGAGAGCGCGGCGCCTGCGCTGCTGCCCGCGCCGCCCCTGGAGGGCGCCACGGTGCGCCCGCTTCCGGACCACATGGACGCGCTGCGGCGCCTGTCGCTGCGTACGGCGTTCATGGCGGTGCCGCTCGCCGCCGCCACGCTCGTCGTGGTGTCGCTCGTCAACAATCTGCTGGGCGCCGGGATCGACTGGTTCGACCAGCACCAGGCGGCGCTCGCCTCGTACGTCGCGGCCGGGCTGTTCGCCGCCTCGCTGTCGGTGCTCACGTTCCTCGAACTGCCCGACGCACGCACCCCGCGCGCGCGGTCGCCCCTTGAGGGACTGCGCCGCCCCAAGACGGGCACCGGCGTCGACAAGGGCCGCACCGGCGCGATTCCGCTGCTCGTCCTCGCTTGCGCGGCGGTCGCCGGGGCGATCTCCGCCGCCGTCGCCGTCTCCGTGCTGCAAGCCAAGGACCTGGGCGGCGGTCCGGTGACGTACGGGCTGCTGGTGCTGGCCCTCACCGGGGGCGTCGTCATCGGCATCCGTACGGCCCCCTCGGTGCTGCCGTCGCTGTCGCGGCGCAGGCTGCTCTCGCTGGCCATCGCCTTCACCGGGGTCGCGCTGCTGGCCGCCGGGCTGGTCCCGGACGTCACCACCGTGTTGCTGATCGTCGCCCTCGCGGGCATCGGCGCGGGCGTCGCCGCGAACACCGGGCACGCGCTGCTCGACCAGGAGACCGAGGAGTACCGGCGGGCGCGCACGACCGAACACCTGCACGCGGTCGTACGGGTCTCCGTGGCGCTCGGCGCGCTGGTGGCGCCGGTGGTGGCCGCCGCGATCGGTCCGCACCGGCTGGAAAACGGCAAGTTCGTGTTCGCGCACGGAGGCGCCGCCTTCACACTGATGCTGGTCGGCGCGCTGCTCCTGCCGGTCGCCGCGCTGGTGCTCGCCAAGGCCGACGACCGCTCCGGCGTACCGCTGCGGCACGACCTGCTGGACGCGCTGCGCGGCGGCGACGACCCCGTGCAGACCTCCGCCTCCAGCGGCTTCTTCATCGCCCTGGAGGGCGGCGACGGAGCCGGCAAGTCCACCCAGGCGACGGCGCTCGCCGAGTGGATCCGCGGCAAGGGCCACGAGGTCGTGGTGACCCGCGAGCCGGGCGCCACGCCGGTCGGCAAGCGGCTGCGGTCGATCCTGCTGGACGTGTCCTCGGCAGGCCTCTCGCACCGCGCGGAGGCACTGCTGTACGCCGCCGACCGCGCGGAGCACGTCGACACGGTGGTGCGGCCCGCGCTGGAGCGGGGCGCGGTCGTCATCTCCGACCGGTACATCGACTCCTCGGTGGCCTACCAGGGCGCGGGCCGTGATCTGTCCCCGACGGAAATCGCCCGCATCAACCGGTGGGCGACGGACGGCCTCGTACCGCATCTGACGGTCCTGCTCGACGTGTCGCCCGAGGCCGCCCGTGAGCGGTTCACGGAGGCGCCCGACCGGCTGGAGTCGGAGCCCGTCGAGTTCCACACGCGCGTGCGGTCCGGTTTCCTGACGCTGGCCGCCGCCGACCCGGGCCGGTACCTGGTCGTCGACGCCGCGCAGGAACCCGAGGCGGTCACCACGGTCGTCCGGCACCGGCTCGACGTGATGCTGCCCCTCTCCGAGGCCGAGGTGAAGGCCCAGGAGGAGGCCCGCAAGGCGGCCGAGGAGGAGGCCCGGCGCAAGGCCGAGGAAGAGACCGCCCGCAAGGCCGAGGAGGAGCGGCTGGAGCGCGAGCGCCAGGAGCAGCTCGCGAAGCTCCGTGCCGAGGAGGAGGAGCGCAAGCAGCGCGAGCTGGAAGAGGCCCAGCGGCGCGAGGCCGAGCGCCAGGCGGAGGAGGCCCGGCAGCGCGCCGAGGAGGCCCGCCGCCGCGCCGAGGAGGAGCGGGTCAGGCGTCTCGCCGAGGAGAAGGCGCGGGCCGCCGAGGAGGAGCGCCGGCGCAAGCAGGCCGAGGAGGAGGCGCGGCTGCGGGCCGAGGCCGAGGAGCGCCGCCTGGAGAAGCAGCGGAAGGCCGAGGAAGCGTTGCTGCGGGCCGAGGAGGCTCGACGGGCGGCTGCGGAGGCCGCGGCGGCGTCGGCGGCTGCGGTGGCTTCCGCTGAGGCCGCGGTGTCGACTGCGTCGGCGACGCCGCCGCCGACGACGGCGAGTGCGGCTGGGACTGGGACCCCGACTGCGAGGGTTTCCGCGCCCGACAACGAGACGACGGTGCCTACGCCGGTTGTGACGCCGTCGAACGCGTCGGGTGGGCGGGCCGTGGACGAGACGGCGGTGTTGCCGCCGGTGCGCGCGGACGAGGGCCTTGCCGGTTCTCGGCCCGGCTCCCGTTCCCGTTCCGGTTCACGTTCCGAGTCCCGGACCGACGTGGAGGAGACGGCGAAGCTGCCGAAGCCGCCGGTGCCGGGAGCGGCGGACGAGACGGCTGTGCTGCCGCCGGTGGTTTCTGGGGCTGCGGACGAGACAGCTGTGCTGCCGCCGGTGGTTTCTGGTGCGGCCGATGAGACGGCGGTGCTTCCTCCGGTACGGGATGGGGGCGCGGGTGCTCCTACGGCGGGCGCTCCCGCCGGTGATCCGGCGGACCGGGTGCCGCCGGGCTTCTTCCGGGACGAGCGGTCGGCGCCGCAGCAGGACGGTCCCAGCGACCGTACGCGCGAGCTGCCCCAGGTCGACGACACCGGCGCCCCGCGGCGTCGGCCCCGCTCCGACTGGGCCGAGGAGACTCCGCTGGACGACCTCCCGACCCTGGCGGACGAACTGCTGGGCCCGCGCGAGGACGATGACTGGGACGAGGGGCGGGGCCGCCGCCGCTGA
- a CDS encoding DNA polymerase III subunit delta', whose protein sequence is MPVWDDLVGQEKVSEQLAAAARDADALVTAVAADTPLPEASKMTHAWLFTGPPGSGRSTAARAFAAALQCVSPDRALGGVPGCGFCDGCHTSLVGTHADVQIVRTDLLSIGVKETRDLVRRAQLSPATGRWQVIVLEDADRLTEGAGNVLLKAVEEPAPRTVWLLCAPSIEDVLPTIRSRCRLLTLRTPPVDAVADILVRRDGIEPGVAAAAARATQGHIGRALRLATDPRARERRAAVLKLPLRVDDIGGCLKAAQELIDTASEDAKQLAEEVDVKETEDLKAALGAVQGGRMPRGTAGVMKELEDRQKRRRTRTQRDSLDLALIDLTGFYRDVLALQLGSRLAIANMEAEDTLERLARGSSPEATLRRIDAIAACREALDRNVAPLLAVEAMTMALRAG, encoded by the coding sequence ATGCCCGTGTGGGACGACCTGGTGGGCCAGGAGAAGGTGAGCGAGCAGCTCGCCGCCGCTGCCCGGGACGCCGACGCCCTCGTCACGGCGGTCGCGGCGGACACCCCGCTCCCCGAGGCGTCCAAGATGACGCACGCATGGCTGTTCACGGGCCCGCCCGGCTCGGGCCGTTCCACCGCGGCGCGGGCGTTCGCGGCGGCGCTCCAGTGCGTGAGCCCCGACCGGGCCCTCGGCGGAGTCCCCGGCTGCGGCTTCTGCGACGGCTGTCATACGAGCCTGGTGGGCACCCACGCCGACGTGCAGATCGTCCGCACCGACCTCCTCAGCATCGGCGTGAAGGAGACCCGTGACCTGGTCCGCCGCGCCCAGTTGTCCCCGGCGACCGGACGCTGGCAGGTCATCGTCCTGGAGGACGCCGACCGCCTCACGGAGGGCGCGGGCAACGTCCTGCTGAAGGCCGTCGAGGAACCGGCCCCCCGCACGGTCTGGCTCCTGTGCGCCCCGTCCATCGAGGACGTTCTGCCCACGATCCGCTCCCGCTGCCGCCTCCTCACCCTCCGCACCCCGCCCGTGGACGCGGTCGCCGACATCCTCGTACGCCGTGACGGCATCGAGCCCGGCGTCGCGGCGGCCGCCGCCCGCGCGACGCAGGGCCACATCGGCCGGGCCCTCCGCCTCGCCACGGACCCGCGTGCTCGTGAGCGCCGGGCCGCCGTCCTCAAGCTCCCGCTGCGGGTCGACGACATCGGCGGCTGCCTCAAGGCGGCCCAGGAGCTGATCGACACGGCCTCCGAGGACGCCAAGCAGCTCGCCGAGGAAGTCGACGTGAAGGAGACCGAGGACCTGAAGGCGGCCCTCGGCGCGGTCCAGGGCGGCCGGATGCCGCGCGGCACCGCGGGTGTCATGAAGGAGCTGGAGGACCGGCAGAAGCGCCGAAGAACGCGTACACAGCGCGACAGCCTGGACCTGGCCCTGATCGACCTCACCGGGTTCTATCGCGACGTCCTCGCCCTCCAGCTCGGTTCCCGTCTGGCCATCGCCAACATGGAGGCCGAGGACACCCTGGAGCGACTGGCCCGCGGCAGCTCGCCCGAGGCGACCCTGCGCCGCATCGACGCCATCGCCGCGTGCCGCGAGGCCCTCGACCGCAACGTGGCGCCGCTGCTCGCGGTCGAGGCGATGACGATGGCGCTGCGGGCGGGCTGA
- a CDS encoding ParB/RepB/Spo0J family partition protein, producing the protein MTITTLPLDRIHRNERQPREFFEPGALQELADSIKRFGLMQPIEVRKDGEAGGYEIVAGERRWRAHQLAELTEIKCIVTDDDLTALERFKRSVAENINRADMTPMEEAKAFRRILDEQKGAEPKDVAKEFGKSTQYVTLRLALLDLTEEVQQHVNSGAIGTQAAVQIAALTPGNQAAVMKKWAKGAFAGDNELVHFAYALKQQQGQIVAMIMEEMSPEEREERQRERTKTRSNIDRIEQILGLLEELAKADPMKLALALEGEVGKRVDQMDRVADAVAKARFNMRQAKAHAEAREIASLNPDAEHTSLAAAKPKAPAEAATPAVPAADAATAASKPKAPVKRAQAKPAAAKPQVPARRKAPARPKAPAKRAASATA; encoded by the coding sequence ATGACGATCACGACCCTCCCCCTCGACCGGATCCACCGCAACGAGCGCCAGCCGCGCGAGTTCTTCGAGCCGGGCGCCCTGCAGGAACTCGCCGACTCCATCAAGCGGTTCGGCCTCATGCAGCCCATCGAGGTCCGCAAGGACGGCGAGGCCGGCGGCTACGAGATCGTCGCCGGTGAGCGCCGCTGGCGCGCGCACCAGCTCGCCGAACTCACCGAGATCAAGTGCATCGTCACCGACGACGACCTGACCGCCCTGGAGCGTTTCAAGCGGTCGGTCGCCGAGAACATCAACCGCGCCGACATGACGCCGATGGAGGAAGCCAAGGCGTTCCGCCGGATCCTCGACGAGCAGAAGGGCGCCGAACCCAAGGACGTCGCCAAGGAGTTCGGCAAGTCCACGCAGTACGTGACGCTGCGCCTCGCACTCCTCGACCTGACCGAGGAAGTGCAGCAGCACGTCAACTCGGGCGCGATCGGCACCCAGGCCGCCGTCCAGATCGCAGCCCTGACGCCCGGCAACCAGGCCGCGGTCATGAAGAAGTGGGCCAAGGGCGCCTTCGCCGGCGACAACGAACTGGTGCACTTCGCGTACGCGCTCAAGCAGCAGCAGGGTCAGATCGTCGCCATGATCATGGAGGAGATGAGCCCCGAGGAGCGCGAGGAGCGGCAGCGCGAGCGCACCAAGACCCGGTCGAACATCGACCGGATTGAGCAGATCCTCGGCCTGCTGGAGGAGCTGGCCAAGGCGGACCCGATGAAGCTGGCCCTGGCCCTGGAGGGCGAGGTCGGCAAGCGCGTGGACCAGATGGACCGCGTCGCCGACGCGGTTGCCAAGGCACGGTTCAACATGCGGCAGGCCAAGGCGCACGCCGAGGCCCGCGAGATCGCCAGCCTGAACCCCGACGCCGAGCACACGAGCCTCGCCGCGGCCAAGCCCAAGGCCCCCGCCGAGGCCGCCACCCCGGCCGTGCCCGCCGCCGATGCCGCGACCGCCGCGTCCAAGCCGAAGGCCCCGGTCAAGCGCGCCCAGGCCAAGCCCGCCGCCGCCAAGCCGCAGGTCCCGGCCCGGCGCAAGGCCCCAGCCAGGCCGAAGGCCCCGGCCAAGCGCGCCGCCTCCGCCACGGCCTGA
- a CDS encoding alpha/beta hydrolase, whose amino-acid sequence MHIRRPLRPTRPVRTSGVLLAAAALLISACSAGSSSSTATSTADAVLAALPRSTPSTLSPYYGQKLNWRTCGVPGFECATMKAPLDYAKPGSGDIRLAVARKKATGPGKRLGSLMVNPGGPGGSAVGYLQAYAGIGYPAEVRARYDMVAVDPRGVARSEPVECLTGRQMDTYTQTDTTPDDTKERGQLVDSYKKFAEGCGRRSPELLRHVSTVEAARDMDILRAVLGDQKLTYVGASYGTFLGATYAGLFPERVGRLVLDGAMDPSLSARKLNEDQTAGFETAFQSFAKDCVHQSDCPLGGAGTSTEQVGKNLKAFFQQLDRAPIPAGDADGRRLGEALATTGVIAAMYDEASWPQLREALTSAMKEKDGAGLLALSDSYYERDADGRYANLMYANAAVNCLDLPAAFSTPDQVEKALPAFEKASPVFGEGLAWASLNCAYWPVRPTGEAHRIKAKGAAPILVVGTTRDPATPYPWAQSLASQLSSARLLTYVGDGHTAYGRGSDCIDSTIDRYLLQGTPPTKGKRCS is encoded by the coding sequence ATGCACATCAGGCGTCCCCTTCGGCCGACCCGGCCCGTCCGTACGAGTGGCGTGCTGCTGGCCGCCGCCGCGCTGCTCATCTCGGCCTGCTCCGCCGGGAGTTCGTCGTCCACGGCGACGTCCACGGCGGACGCCGTGCTGGCCGCGCTGCCGCGCTCCACGCCGTCGACGCTGTCGCCGTACTACGGGCAGAAGCTGAACTGGCGCACCTGCGGGGTCCCCGGCTTCGAGTGCGCCACGATGAAGGCGCCGCTCGACTACGCGAAGCCGGGCTCCGGCGACATCAGGCTGGCGGTCGCCCGCAAGAAGGCGACGGGGCCGGGCAAGCGCCTGGGCTCGCTGATGGTCAACCCGGGCGGGCCGGGCGGATCGGCGGTCGGCTATCTGCAGGCGTACGCCGGCATCGGCTACCCGGCGGAGGTCCGCGCCCGTTACGACATGGTCGCCGTCGACCCCCGCGGCGTGGCCCGCAGCGAGCCGGTCGAGTGCCTCACCGGCCGCCAGATGGACACGTACACGCAGACGGACACGACGCCGGACGACACGAAGGAGAGGGGGCAACTGGTCGACTCGTACAAGAAGTTCGCCGAGGGCTGCGGCCGGCGCTCGCCCGAGCTGCTGAGGCATGTCTCCACGGTGGAGGCGGCCCGTGACATGGACATCCTGCGCGCGGTGCTGGGCGACCAGAAGCTGACGTATGTCGGGGCGTCGTACGGGACGTTCCTGGGAGCGACGTACGCCGGTCTCTTCCCGGAGCGGGTGGGCCGCCTGGTCCTGGACGGAGCGATGGACCCGTCCCTGTCCGCCCGCAAGCTGAACGAGGATCAGACGGCGGGCTTCGAGACAGCCTTCCAGTCCTTCGCGAAGGACTGCGTGCACCAGAGCGACTGCCCGCTGGGCGGCGCGGGCACGAGCACGGAGCAGGTGGGCAAGAACCTGAAGGCGTTCTTCCAGCAGCTGGACCGGGCGCCCATCCCGGCCGGCGACGCGGACGGCCGCAGGCTCGGCGAGGCGCTCGCGACGACGGGGGTGATCGCGGCGATGTACGACGAGGCGTCCTGGCCACAGCTGCGGGAGGCGCTCACCTCGGCGATGAAGGAGAAGGATGGCGCGGGTCTGCTCGCCCTGTCCGACAGCTACTACGAGCGTGACGCCGACGGCAGGTACGCGAACCTGATGTACGCCAACGCGGCCGTGAACTGCCTTGACCTCCCGGCCGCCTTCTCCACCCCCGACCAGGTGGAGAAAGCCCTCCCCGCCTTCGAGAAGGCGTCCCCCGTCTTCGGCGAGGGCCTCGCCTGGGCCTCCCTGAACTGCGCGTACTGGCCCGTGCGGCCCACCGGCGAAGCCCACCGCATCAAGGCGAAGGGCGCGGCCCCGATCCTCGTGGTCGGCACCACCCGCGACCCGGCGACCCCGTACCCCTGGGCCCAGTCCCTCGCCTCCCAGCTCTCCTCCGCCCGCCTCCTCACCTACGTCGGCGACGGCCACACCGCCTACGGCCGCGGCAGCGACTGCATCGACTCCACGATCGACCGCTACCTCCTCCAGGGCACCCCTCCGACCAAGGGAAAGCGCTGCTCATAG